In one window of Romboutsia hominis DNA:
- a CDS encoding stage V sporulation protein AA, which produces MDDIYLIPKSIKPFNISKKEIYLGEIYTIYPEAYEAKIKDICLRSYDNNTSKYDVIHLGEVIEEVNNRFPKLRLNFLKPEDIIIFFDSYKKDRTKYIRVFIVAVVVLMGSIMGIMNFHADVNMAHSQFMMVNAITKDAKSYMPYFQIPYSIGIGIGVALFFNKFIPNYSRGEPSPLDLKMVSLNKEIENQLRKKQ; this is translated from the coding sequence ATGGATGATATTTACTTAATACCTAAGAGTATAAAACCTTTTAACATATCAAAAAAAGAGATTTATTTAGGTGAAATATATACTATCTATCCAGAGGCTTATGAAGCGAAAATAAAAGATATATGCTTAAGAAGCTACGACAATAATACATCTAAATATGATGTAATACATTTAGGTGAAGTTATAGAAGAAGTAAATAATAGGTTTCCAAAATTAAGGTTAAATTTTTTGAAACCTGAAGATATAATAATCTTCTTTGACAGCTACAAAAAAGATAGAACTAAATACATAAGAGTTTTCATAGTAGCAGTAGTAGTACTTATGGGTTCTATAATGGGAATAATGAACTTTCATGCAGATGTAAATATGGCTCATTCGCAATTTATGATGGTAAATGCAATCACAAAAGATGCAAAGTCTTATATGCCATATTTTCAAATACCATACTCAATTGGTATAGGAATTGGCGTAGCATTATTTTTTAATAAATTCATACCAAATTATTCTAGAGGAGAGCCTAGTCCTTTAGATTTAAAGATGGTTTCATTAAATAAAGAAATAGAAAATCAACTAAGAAAAAAACAGTGA
- the sigF gene encoding RNA polymerase sporulation sigma factor SigF gives MGIIAIKEEKRVLLSHEETLKLIDKAQNGDEEAKEILITNNLGLVRSVVTKFLNIGYDRDDLFQLGSIGLIKAIYKFDPKFNVKFSTYAVPMILGEIKRYLRDDGMVKVSRSLKQIAIKAKTQSEILSKKLGREPSIEEIANVLEVEKEDLVMAMESNFSVEYLHGVIHEEEGNPICLIDKISLKGECEEEKVIDNLLLKEVLGKLEKRERQIIMLRYFEDKTQSEIGDMLNISQVQVSRIEKKVLAKLKSYIS, from the coding sequence ATGGGGATAATTGCAATAAAAGAAGAAAAGAGAGTATTGCTTAGTCATGAAGAAACATTAAAATTAATAGATAAAGCACAAAATGGAGATGAGGAAGCTAAGGAAATACTAATAACTAACAATCTAGGATTAGTTAGAAGTGTTGTAACTAAATTTTTAAATATAGGTTATGATAGAGATGATTTATTTCAATTAGGATCAATAGGTTTAATAAAGGCTATATATAAGTTTGATCCTAAGTTTAATGTAAAGTTTTCTACATATGCTGTACCAATGATATTAGGAGAAATAAAAAGATATCTAAGAGATGACGGAATGGTAAAAGTATCTAGGTCTTTAAAGCAAATAGCTATAAAAGCTAAAACACAAAGCGAAATACTTAGTAAGAAACTAGGAAGAGAACCAAGTATAGAAGAAATAGCTAATGTATTAGAAGTGGAAAAAGAAGACTTAGTTATGGCAATGGAATCTAATTTTTCTGTAGAGTATTTACATGGAGTTATACATGAAGAAGAAGGAAATCCAATTTGCTTAATAGATAAGATTAGCTTAAAGGGAGAGTGTGAAGAAGAGAAAGTAATAGATAATCTTCTTTTAAAAGAAGTTTTAGGCAAATTAGAAAAAAGAGAAAGACAGATAATAATGCTTAGATATTTTGAAGATAAAACTCAAAGTGAAATTGGGGATATGTTAAATATATCTCAAGTACAAGTTTCTAGAATAGAGAAAAAAGTATTAGCTAAATTAAAATCATATATTAGTTAA
- the spoIIAB gene encoding anti-sigma F factor: protein MKNIMEVKFSAKSENESFARVIVASFAAKLDPTIDELADIKTAVSEAVTNSIIHGYDENEEEFVYLRCEIEGNTIKIVVEDRGNGIEDVQMAMQPLYTSKPELERSGMGFTVMESFMDDVWVSSIKGEGTKIVMTKKINLPQ from the coding sequence ATGAAGAACATTATGGAAGTTAAATTTTCTGCTAAATCTGAGAATGAAAGTTTTGCTAGAGTTATAGTAGCTTCATTTGCTGCGAAATTAGATCCGACTATAGATGAACTAGCAGATATAAAAACTGCAGTATCAGAAGCTGTAACCAATTCAATAATTCATGGATATGATGAAAATGAAGAAGAATTCGTATATTTAAGATGTGAAATAGAAGGAAATACTATAAAAATAGTAGTAGAAGATAGAGGTAATGGTATAGAAGATGTTCAAATGGCTATGCAACCACTTTACACATCAAAGCCAGAGCTTGAAAGATCAGGAATGGGATTTACTGTAATGGAGAGCTTTATGGATGATGTATGGGTAAGTTCAATAAAGGGTGAAGGGACTAAAATTGTAATGACTAAAAAGATAAACTTACCACAATAA
- the spoIIAA gene encoding anti-sigma F factor antagonist — protein MINYYLEQKTLTIEFVFTELDHHITNEVRDEIDNILLSKPIKNIIFDFRNIKFMDSSGIGVIIGRYKKISAEGGKVSIINANERVEKVFNLSGMNKIIDINNTDEVVSSI, from the coding sequence ATGATAAACTACTACTTAGAACAAAAAACTCTAACAATAGAGTTTGTATTTACAGAACTAGACCACCATATAACAAATGAGGTTAGAGATGAAATAGATAATATATTACTATCTAAGCCTATAAAAAACATAATATTTGATTTTAGAAATATTAAATTTATGGATTCATCAGGGATAGGTGTAATTATAGGTAGATACAAAAAAATATCAGCTGAAGGTGGAAAAGTATCTATAATAAATGCAAATGAAAGAGTTGAGAAAGTATTTAATTTATCTGGAATGAATAAAATTATAGACATAAACAATACAGATGAAGTAGTAAGTTCTATATAA